Proteins co-encoded in one Amaranthus tricolor cultivar Red isolate AtriRed21 chromosome 7, ASM2621246v1, whole genome shotgun sequence genomic window:
- the LOC130817978 gene encoding COP9 signalosome complex subunit 3 isoform X1, which translates to MDAVERVVAQIQGLSSSVADLNQLVHILKQSEDSLRLNSSRLPSFFSHLDPSIHSLGYLYLLDVYTSSVSRDEANDVILLVARFINSCIVEQIRLAPHKFICVCKRFKDQVILLETPMRGVASMLTAIRKIRPSSEHLTALHPDFLLLCILGKCYKVGLSVIKDDVFEIEQPKDLFLYCYYGGMICIGLKKFEKALELLHNVVTAPMSILNAIAVEAYKKYIMVSLIHHGQFSTNFPKYTSSVAQRSLKNFTQVYLELANSYTNGNIADLEMFVQRNKEKFEADNNLGLVKQVVSSIYKRNIQRLTQTYLTLSLQDIANIVQLNSAKEAEMHVLQMIQDGHIHATINQKDGMVQFLEEPEQYKTCEMIEHIDYSIHRIMTLSKKLASVDEHISCDPLYLTKVGKERQRFDFDDFDGVPQKFNI; encoded by the exons ATGGATGCAGTAGAACGAGTAGTGGCACAAATTCAAGGGCTTTCAAGCAGCGTAGCAGATTTGAATCAACTTGTTCACATTCTTAAACAATCTGAAGATTCCCTTCGTCTCAATTCTTCTCGTTTGCCTTCTTTTTTCAGTCATCTTGATCCATCTATACATTCTCTTGGTTACCTCTACTTGTT ggaTGTTTACACATCTTCAGTATCGAGAGATGAAGCAAATGATGTCATTTTATTGGTTGCGAGATTCATCAATTCTTGCATTGTTGAGCAAATCCGTCTTGCACCTCATAAAT TTATTTGTGTATGCAAGAGGTTCAAGGACCAAGTTATTTTGCTTGAGACTCCCATGAGGGGTGTTGCCTCCATGCTGACTGCCATCCGTAAAATTCGGCCTTCTTCTGAACATTTGACTGCTTTGCATCCCGACTTTCTTCTTCTTTGTATATTGGGAAAATGCTACAAGGTTGGTCTATCTGTCATCAAGGATGATGTATTTGAGATTGAGCAGCCAAAGGACCTTTTTCTGTACTGTTACTATGG GGGAATGATTTGTATTGGATTAAAGAAGTTCGAGAAAGCATTGGAGCTTCTTCACAAT GTTGTTACTGCTCCAATGTCTATATTAAATGCTATAGCTGTTGAAGCATACAAAAAGTATATAATGGTTTCACTTATCCACCATGGACAG TTCTCCACCAATTTTCCAAAGTATACTTCTTCGGTTGCTCAGAGGAGTTTGAAGAATTTTACTCAG GTCTACCTAGAACTAGCTAATAGTTATACCAATGGAAATATTGCTGATCTCGAGATGTTTGTTCAGCGTAACAAGGAAAAGTTTGAAGCA gATAACAATCTGGGATTGGTGAAGCAGGTGGTGTCATCCATTTATAAACGAAATATCCAGAGATTGACTCAAACATACTTGACTCTGTCCCTTCAGGATATCGCCAATATTGTGCAATTAAATAGTGCCAAGGAAGCAGAGATGCATGTACTTCAAATG ATCCAAGATGGTCATATCCATGCTACAATTAACCAGAAAGATGGAATGGTACAATTCCTTGAGGAACCAGAACAGTACAAGACGTGTGAGATGATTGAACATATAGACTACTCTATTCATAG GATAATGACTCTGTCAAAGAAACTAGCTTCTGTAGATGAACATATTTCGTGTGATCCACTATACCTAACAAAG GTTGGAAAAGAACGACAGCGTTTTGATTTTGACGATTTTGATGGAGTGCCTCAGAAATtcaacatttga
- the LOC130817978 gene encoding COP9 signalosome complex subunit 3 isoform X2 — MDAVERVVAQIQGLSSSVADLNQLVHILKQSEDSLRLNSSRLPSFFSHLDPSIHSLGYLYLLDVYTSSVSRDEANDVILLVARFINSCIVEQIRLAPHKFICVCKRFKDQVILLETPMRGVASMLTAIRKIRPSSEHLTALHPDFLLLCILGKCYKVGLSVIKDDVFEIEQPKDLFLYCYYGGMICIGLKKFEKALELLHNVVTAPMSILNAIAVEAYKKYIMVSLIHHGQFSTNFPKYTSSVAQRSLKNFTQVYLELANSYTNGNIADLEMFVQRNKEKFEADNNLGLVKQVVSSIYKRNIQRLTQTYLTLSLQDIANIVQLNSAKEAEMHVLQMVYRTCG; from the exons ATGGATGCAGTAGAACGAGTAGTGGCACAAATTCAAGGGCTTTCAAGCAGCGTAGCAGATTTGAATCAACTTGTTCACATTCTTAAACAATCTGAAGATTCCCTTCGTCTCAATTCTTCTCGTTTGCCTTCTTTTTTCAGTCATCTTGATCCATCTATACATTCTCTTGGTTACCTCTACTTGTT ggaTGTTTACACATCTTCAGTATCGAGAGATGAAGCAAATGATGTCATTTTATTGGTTGCGAGATTCATCAATTCTTGCATTGTTGAGCAAATCCGTCTTGCACCTCATAAAT TTATTTGTGTATGCAAGAGGTTCAAGGACCAAGTTATTTTGCTTGAGACTCCCATGAGGGGTGTTGCCTCCATGCTGACTGCCATCCGTAAAATTCGGCCTTCTTCTGAACATTTGACTGCTTTGCATCCCGACTTTCTTCTTCTTTGTATATTGGGAAAATGCTACAAGGTTGGTCTATCTGTCATCAAGGATGATGTATTTGAGATTGAGCAGCCAAAGGACCTTTTTCTGTACTGTTACTATGG GGGAATGATTTGTATTGGATTAAAGAAGTTCGAGAAAGCATTGGAGCTTCTTCACAAT GTTGTTACTGCTCCAATGTCTATATTAAATGCTATAGCTGTTGAAGCATACAAAAAGTATATAATGGTTTCACTTATCCACCATGGACAG TTCTCCACCAATTTTCCAAAGTATACTTCTTCGGTTGCTCAGAGGAGTTTGAAGAATTTTACTCAG GTCTACCTAGAACTAGCTAATAGTTATACCAATGGAAATATTGCTGATCTCGAGATGTTTGTTCAGCGTAACAAGGAAAAGTTTGAAGCA gATAACAATCTGGGATTGGTGAAGCAGGTGGTGTCATCCATTTATAAACGAAATATCCAGAGATTGACTCAAACATACTTGACTCTGTCCCTTCAGGATATCGCCAATATTGTGCAATTAAATAGTGCCAAGGAAGCAGAGATGCATGTACTTCAAATGGTATATAGGACATGTGGTTGA
- the LOC130818082 gene encoding mediator-associated protein 2, producing MAGATKAKEVGYVPSPDFEEDNKESLIDIEMNEDTELWFIQFADDQLPDFDGQKVSLELDSDGRLGSVEDKSGKVYHLLNYPAQTSDITVFLSSPSGPKVAGKISRHVSLVRYPDPKEVLAYEKKAVATSTNTSHQIATPSSSHKTSHSQSKSQSNRSSKRSFQSGVTDVSGHSKRSNSKTSRLSNQSTQDMGRGRSDVTISGSSELSKRKKSSKTNSEA from the exons ATGGCAGGAGCAACTAAAGCAAAGGAGGTGGGTTATGTTCCTAGTCCTGATTTTGAAGAGGATAATAAGGAATCACTTATTGATATCGAGATGAATGAAGATACTGAACTATGGTTCATTCAATTTGCTGATGATcaa TTACCTGATTTTGATGGCCAAAAAGTGTCATTGGAGCTTGATTCAGACGGACGTTTGGGTAGTGTTGAAGATAAATCTG GCAAAGTTTACCATTTGCTCAATTATCCTGCTCAGACATCTGATATAACGGTCTTTCTATCCTCTCCATCAGGGCCTAAAGTTG CCGGAAAGATTTCGCGGCATGTTTCACTTGTCCGTTACCCAGACCCGAAAGAAGTATTAGCTTACGAGAAAAAAGCAGTTGCGACTTCAACGAATACTTCGCATCAGATTGCAACACCTTCGAGTAGTCATAAAACTTCACATTCACAAAGTAAGAGCCAATCGAACCGTAGCAGCAAAAGAAGCTTTCAGTCTGGAGTCACTGATGTATCAGGCCACTCAAAACGAAGCAACTCTAAGACATCCAGGTTAAGCAATCAATCTACTCAAGACATGGGACGAGGTCGCAGTGATGTTACGATTTCAGGGTCTTCCGAGCTGTCTAAGCGGAAAAAGTCGAGCAAGACTAATAGTGAAGCTTGA
- the LOC130817960 gene encoding uncharacterized protein LOC130817960, with amino-acid sequence MAKGDDIKLRKKNKSLRKKLAKDPSSTSARVASIIAAKKRRQSGKRRKCQGMCFSLPTQEDPFNETHGKQDISTSKRKSIPPQLKIKKISKDDQVYIDGEKKKRLKQSELKNQQEMSVVGKNLGKGGLQSLGMGVPLSDCPSKFICSCLNTVQNLLVDDGLLDGDQDKFLFFDPWGVEFWKSYFLGNDILESSNNGPSVQQIAWIASTAADSISQKENDGFCFTGPFMLYLVPSSERASKVRSVCRPLKAFGVHTVSLHPGTSVEHQVQGLKSCEPEFVIATPERLKELVLLKAVDISGVSLLVLDGMDNLCNCLDAVKFIKSSINGDPCTIVFQGSSNDSNVEAIQSILRKPFDTLCLDQTKS; translated from the exons ATGGCGAAAGGCGACGACATAAAGTTGAGGAAGAAGAATAAATCCCTTCGAAAGAAACTTGCTAAGGATCCTTCCTCTACTTCTGCTCGTGTTGCTTCTATTATTGCTGCCAAGAAGCGTCGCCAATCCGGCAAGCGCCGCAAATGCCAG GGTATGTGCTTTAGTCTTCCCACACAAGAGGATCCTTTTAATGAGACACATGGAAAACAAGATATTAGCACAAGCAAAAGAAAAAGCATTCCGCCTCAATTAAAGATTAAGAAAATCTCCAAAGATGATCAAGTATACATAGAtggtgaaaagaaaaaaagattgaAGCAATCAGagttgaagaatcaacaagagATGTCTGTTGTTGGAAAAAATTTAGGAAAAGGAGGTTTACAATCTCTTGGAATGGGTGTTCCTTTAAGTGATTGCCCATCTAAGTTTATTTGCTCATGCTTAAACACTGTACAAAATCTTTTAGTTGATGATGGTTTGCTTGATGGAGATCAAGACAAATTCTTATTTTTTGACCCATGGGGAGTTGAATTCTGGAAGTCTTACTTTTTAGGGAATGATATATTGGAGAGCAGTAATAATGGTCCATCTGTACAGCAAATAGCATGGATAGCCTCTACAGCAGCAGACAGCATTTCACAGAAGGAGAATGATGGCTTTTGCTTTACCGGTCCATTCATGTTATATCTTGTACCATCATCAGAAAGAGCGAGTAAG GTGCGTTCTGTGTGCAGGCCTTTAAAAGCCTTCGGCGTACACACTGTGAGTTTACATCCTGGTACTTCAGTCGAGCATCAAGTTCAAGG CTTAAAGAGTTGTGAACCTGAATTTGTTATTGCGACACCTGAACGGCTGAAGGAGCTTGTTTTGCTGAAGGCAGTTGATATCTCTGGGGTTTCTTTACTG GTTTTGGATGGAATGGATAATCTTTGTAATTGCCTTGATGCGGTTAAATTCATCAAAAGTTCAATAAATGGGGATCCCTGCACAATAGTTTTCCAGGGTTCCTCCAATGATTCCAATGTTGAAGCAATTCAAAGTATTCTCCGGAAACCCTTCGACACTTTGTGCCTCGATCAAACTAAAAGTTAA